The Hahella sp. HNIBRBA332 genome window below encodes:
- a CDS encoding CHASE domain-containing protein: MAKHQRPSKLGVLAPACALAIAYFLTARAGLLLSLPGSNASPVWIPAGIALAGMIHYGRGIWPAIWCASFAVELISQQADSFSKVLLALVISIGAPLEAAIGVTLIRMRANFSPSLEKKEDVARLLILGGPVACVISATISIGLMASLNVIHIQDAGAHWLAWWFGDTFGVLIFAPILLLWLQKESSTLKRRLLVTLPGMASFTLAVISHYYLVQADQKQIKEDVRQQGVQLHWSTFNQVQGITNAVNALALLFEGSKVIVPQDFERYASQFRNFHRDISGLGWAPYIDNASRSNFEHWASLLLEKDYQIRETLGQQQVPASERNFYVPVLYVTPNNEVTRAAQGFDLYSNDIRRSAILESMRKGELTLTAPITLAGNYGKGAICITPVYSSPPQNSNSDQTRRVMGFVVGSVQIGNLIDRLSQDINLELFHIEIFDITEPEQPEALFISRPSTPDNPLEDMFTQTMQMDISGRIWRISITPTHLFVMQDASFTPWIALILAVLFGSLLTAVLLLETAHTVKIEKAVIDQSQRLVKAETRYQELFTGLKQVIFQIDKAYQWRVLNPAWSGLTGENPEDAIGREMFRYFHPDDCDKLGDALQKIARLEESSMFLELRLNALQLERAPWVEIHLQRSKDASGKMDGYSGFIADISERKRLDILKNEFISTVSHELRTPLTAINGSLALLDSGRLGLLPDQARQMLHIAYSNCERLLRLINDLLDIQKIESGGLEFSFERLDLRDLIEETLGANRQLAEKASVSLAFEAPASPAFVKADRDRLRQVLDNLISNAVKFSPADEAVTLSLSAHAHYWEVSVQDQGPGVPPEFRNKIFQKFAQADSSDTRLKGGTGLGLSISKEIVQRHHGQIGYHSEPNCGATFYFRLHALTNGAAWEAQASS; this comes from the coding sequence ATGGCGAAACATCAGCGGCCATCGAAGCTCGGCGTTCTGGCTCCGGCGTGCGCACTGGCTATAGCCTATTTCCTCACCGCCCGCGCCGGCCTGCTATTGTCGCTGCCCGGCAGCAACGCCAGCCCGGTATGGATTCCCGCCGGCATCGCACTGGCGGGAATGATCCACTACGGCCGCGGCATCTGGCCCGCCATCTGGTGCGCGAGTTTCGCCGTGGAGCTGATATCGCAACAGGCCGACTCCTTCAGCAAAGTCTTGCTGGCGCTGGTCATTTCCATCGGCGCGCCGCTGGAGGCGGCCATCGGCGTCACCCTGATCCGAATGCGCGCAAACTTCAGCCCTTCCCTGGAGAAAAAAGAAGATGTGGCGCGCTTACTCATACTCGGCGGCCCCGTGGCCTGCGTTATCAGCGCAACCATCAGCATTGGCCTGATGGCCAGCCTGAACGTTATACATATCCAGGACGCAGGCGCTCACTGGCTGGCGTGGTGGTTTGGCGACACCTTCGGCGTATTGATCTTCGCCCCGATTCTGTTGCTGTGGCTTCAGAAGGAGAGCAGCACGCTGAAGCGACGACTGCTGGTGACGTTGCCTGGAATGGCGTCGTTCACACTCGCTGTGATTTCTCATTATTATCTGGTGCAAGCGGACCAGAAGCAGATTAAAGAAGACGTGCGCCAGCAGGGCGTGCAACTGCACTGGTCCACCTTCAATCAAGTACAGGGGATCACCAACGCCGTCAACGCCCTCGCCCTGCTGTTTGAGGGCTCCAAGGTCATAGTGCCGCAGGATTTTGAACGCTACGCCTCACAGTTCCGCAACTTCCATCGCGATATCAGCGGGCTGGGTTGGGCGCCCTATATCGATAACGCCAGCCGCTCAAACTTCGAGCACTGGGCGTCGTTGTTGCTGGAAAAGGACTATCAAATACGCGAAACACTGGGCCAACAGCAGGTTCCGGCTTCAGAGCGCAATTTCTATGTCCCGGTGTTGTATGTCACGCCCAATAATGAAGTCACCCGCGCCGCACAAGGGTTCGATCTGTATTCCAACGACATACGCCGCAGCGCCATTCTGGAGTCCATGCGTAAGGGCGAACTGACACTGACAGCGCCGATTACGCTGGCGGGCAACTACGGCAAAGGCGCCATCTGTATTACGCCGGTTTACTCCAGCCCGCCGCAGAACTCCAATTCAGATCAAACACGCAGAGTCATGGGGTTTGTTGTGGGATCAGTTCAGATCGGCAATCTGATTGACCGTTTATCCCAGGACATCAATCTTGAGCTGTTCCATATAGAAATTTTCGATATCACCGAACCAGAGCAACCCGAGGCACTGTTCATTTCTCGCCCAAGCACGCCGGACAACCCTTTGGAGGATATGTTCACCCAAACCATGCAGATGGATATTTCAGGGCGGATCTGGCGCATTTCCATAACGCCAACGCATCTGTTCGTAATGCAGGACGCGTCCTTCACGCCCTGGATTGCCTTGATACTGGCTGTCTTGTTCGGCAGTCTGCTCACCGCCGTTTTGCTGCTGGAGACGGCGCATACCGTCAAAATAGAGAAAGCGGTCATCGATCAATCGCAACGACTGGTCAAAGCCGAAACCCGTTATCAGGAATTATTCACAGGGTTGAAGCAGGTAATCTTTCAGATCGATAAAGCCTATCAGTGGCGAGTGCTTAACCCCGCCTGGAGCGGCCTGACCGGGGAAAACCCCGAAGACGCCATCGGTCGTGAAATGTTTCGCTACTTTCACCCCGATGACTGCGACAAGCTGGGGGATGCGCTACAGAAAATCGCCCGGCTGGAAGAGTCCAGTATGTTTCTGGAACTGCGCCTGAACGCCTTGCAACTGGAACGGGCGCCCTGGGTGGAAATCCATTTGCAGCGCAGCAAAGACGCCAGCGGAAAAATGGACGGGTATAGCGGTTTCATCGCCGACATCAGCGAACGTAAGCGTCTGGATATTCTGAAGAACGAATTCATTTCCACGGTTTCCCATGAACTGCGTACGCCTTTAACCGCCATCAACGGCTCACTGGCGCTGCTGGATTCCGGTCGCCTCGGCCTGTTGCCCGACCAGGCCAGGCAAATGCTGCACATCGCCTATAGTAACTGTGAACGCTTACTGCGCCTGATCAATGATCTGCTTGATATACAGAAAATAGAATCCGGCGGTCTGGAGTTCAGCTTCGAACGCCTGGACTTACGAGACCTCATCGAGGAGACCCTGGGCGCCAATCGGCAACTCGCGGAAAAAGCGTCCGTCAGCCTCGCCTTTGAGGCGCCAGCGTCACCTGCGTTCGTAAAAGCAGATCGGGATCGTTTGCGGCAAGTGTTGGATAACCTGATCTCCAACGCCGTCAAATTCTCTCCCGCCGACGAAGCTGTGACGTTATCGCTGAGCGCTCACGCCCACTATTGGGAAGTCTCCGTGCAAGATCAGGGGCCAGGAGTGCCCCCGGAGTTCCGCAATAAGATTTTCCAAAAATTCGCCCAGGCTGACAGCTCCGACACTCGCCTCAAAGGCGGCACTGGCTTGGGATTGAGCATCTCCAAAGAAATCGTTCAGCGTCACCATGGCCAGATCGGCTACCATTCCGAGCCGAACTGCGGCGCCACCTTTTACTTTCGTCTGCACGCCCTGACCAACGGAGCAGCATGGGAAGCCCAGGCCTCCTCCTAG
- a CDS encoding ATP-grasp domain-containing protein, with translation MSNKPSESTSNTSANLLWVVQSNLGDSDDAAKIESSCRGLGYDCAMIRVIPFATDLPDIPNDRPTIFYGSSNFITHAHRSGKWSPCAYFDERQFLFSEALRHYGNRLLNADARILTMEQFAQSGANDEEVFFIRPNGDLKEFAGTITTFKAFRDWADKLRPGGFTVDLSLPMVAAKPKDIEHEWRLFIVAGMVVAASHYRADGRMQVFAGAPETVISFTEEMAATWSPAPVFVMDVAVCAGELYVLEINGFNSSGFYACDIEAIVREVSAYALSGY, from the coding sequence ATGAGTAATAAACCTTCTGAGAGCACATCAAATACGTCCGCGAACCTGCTCTGGGTCGTGCAAAGCAACCTTGGCGACAGCGATGACGCAGCGAAGATAGAATCCTCCTGTCGCGGGCTGGGCTATGACTGCGCCATGATTCGGGTCATTCCGTTCGCAACGGATCTGCCTGATATCCCGAACGACAGACCTACTATTTTCTATGGCTCCTCCAACTTCATCACTCATGCGCACCGCTCCGGCAAATGGAGCCCTTGCGCTTACTTTGATGAACGACAGTTTTTGTTCTCCGAAGCTCTCCGCCACTATGGCAACCGCCTGTTGAACGCAGACGCCCGGATTCTGACCATGGAACAATTTGCGCAAAGCGGCGCTAACGACGAGGAAGTCTTTTTCATTCGACCGAATGGAGACTTGAAAGAGTTTGCAGGGACGATCACTACCTTCAAAGCCTTCAGGGACTGGGCGGATAAACTCAGACCCGGCGGCTTCACAGTGGATTTGTCTTTGCCCATGGTGGCGGCGAAACCGAAAGACATTGAACATGAGTGGCGCTTGTTTATCGTCGCAGGAATGGTCGTCGCAGCCAGCCATTACCGCGCTGACGGTAGAATGCAGGTCTTTGCTGGCGCGCCTGAGACGGTAATCAGCTTCACTGAAGAAATGGCGGCCACATGGAGTCCGGCTCCCGTGTTCGTTATGGACGTCGCTGTCTGCGCCGGGGAGCTCTATGTATTGGAGATCAACGGCTTCAACAGCTCTGGTTTCTATGCCTGCGATATCGAAGCAATCGTGCGGGAAGTCTCCGCCTATGCGTTGTCCGGCTATTAA
- a CDS encoding bifunctional serine/threonine-protein kinase/formylglycine-generating enzyme family protein yields the protein MITVSPQIPNYEMLDEVAEGGMAKVFKARQLLADRIVAIKIISPAICLNKEFRQRFIQEAQITAKLNHPNIIQIYDIAPFEDTFFISMEFMEGGSLTERIRSGRLTRDESTHIILQLAEAMNYAHKLGYIHRDIKPGNILFRADGTPVLSDYGIAKSLYHRGDLTTTGSILGSPPYMSPEQAMGRQLDHRADWYSLGIVFYQMLTGAVPFEATDPISLGIKHKQEPPPPLPSHLRMYQQLMDLLLAKEPERRLSSLDEFRAHLEAIKNVPVDTEATCLFTVESLKTAHGETAAQESPTSTRRTERGGSVSSGVWRALGVALMIAAVVGYGAYKNMTRPAPTFPFVVVTEPVGATVTFAGEESAYTPGAPLPEGDYEVEVTAKGFWPKTFTLNHSADHRSHYVSLKPAKTAFTVDVTPADAKIRILNIQPKYEEGIPLDPGRYLLEVSAPGYEKLTRWTEISGEQFTEQVFLVEKDALESLNIAFVDIPGGKYRMGFDDGGVLWGGDPGQEVTVAPFKIMAYEVTFEQWDACVADGGCTNKADDRGWGRGRNPVISVSWNDAEEFAAWLSAKTGRSFQLPTEAQWEYAARAGSRKRFSWGDQVGHKFANYGKDDCCGGLVSGADKWQFTSPVGSFPANQWGVYDMHGNVWEWVQDCWSESMKGVPADGSARTAGDCRRRVLRGGSWYSPPKSMQLVSRDANGVDVRYQVNGFRLVETPAQAPAAGGAAQ from the coding sequence GGCTATCTGTCTCAACAAAGAGTTCCGTCAACGGTTTATTCAGGAAGCGCAAATCACCGCCAAGCTGAATCATCCGAATATCATTCAGATATACGACATTGCGCCTTTTGAAGATACCTTCTTTATTTCCATGGAGTTTATGGAAGGCGGCTCATTGACTGAGCGCATCCGCTCCGGTCGCCTGACTAGAGACGAGTCGACGCACATTATTCTGCAGTTGGCGGAGGCGATGAATTACGCCCACAAGCTGGGCTATATTCACCGCGATATCAAGCCGGGCAATATTTTGTTTCGCGCAGATGGTACGCCGGTGCTGTCGGATTACGGCATCGCCAAGTCCCTGTATCATCGCGGCGACCTCACCACGACAGGCTCGATACTGGGCTCGCCTCCTTATATGAGTCCTGAGCAGGCCATGGGGCGGCAGCTTGATCATCGCGCCGACTGGTATAGCCTGGGCATCGTGTTCTATCAGATGCTGACGGGGGCCGTTCCGTTTGAGGCTACCGATCCGATCAGCCTGGGCATCAAGCACAAACAGGAACCGCCGCCGCCGTTGCCGTCGCATCTGCGTATGTATCAACAGTTGATGGACTTGTTGCTGGCGAAAGAGCCAGAGCGTCGACTGTCGTCGCTGGACGAGTTTCGCGCCCATCTGGAAGCGATTAAAAATGTCCCGGTGGATACGGAAGCGACCTGTCTGTTTACCGTCGAGTCGCTAAAAACGGCCCATGGAGAAACGGCGGCGCAGGAGAGCCCTACGTCTACCCGCAGAACCGAACGGGGCGGCTCTGTGTCCTCCGGCGTCTGGCGCGCGTTAGGCGTTGCCTTGATGATCGCAGCAGTAGTGGGATATGGGGCGTATAAAAATATGACCCGGCCTGCGCCGACATTTCCTTTCGTCGTGGTGACGGAGCCGGTGGGGGCGACAGTGACGTTCGCCGGCGAGGAGAGCGCCTATACGCCTGGCGCGCCGTTACCGGAGGGCGACTATGAGGTAGAGGTGACCGCCAAAGGGTTCTGGCCGAAAACCTTTACTTTGAATCACAGCGCCGACCACCGCTCGCATTATGTTTCGCTGAAGCCGGCTAAAACCGCCTTTACGGTGGATGTGACGCCTGCGGACGCGAAAATTCGTATTCTTAATATTCAGCCCAAGTACGAAGAGGGCATACCGCTGGATCCAGGCCGCTATTTATTGGAAGTCAGCGCGCCAGGATATGAGAAGCTGACCCGATGGACGGAAATCAGCGGAGAGCAGTTTACCGAACAGGTGTTCTTGGTTGAAAAAGATGCGCTGGAATCTCTGAATATCGCCTTTGTTGATATTCCCGGCGGCAAATACCGCATGGGCTTTGATGACGGCGGCGTATTATGGGGCGGCGATCCAGGTCAGGAAGTGACGGTAGCGCCGTTCAAGATCATGGCGTATGAGGTGACCTTTGAGCAATGGGACGCCTGCGTCGCCGATGGCGGTTGTACGAACAAAGCGGATGATCGTGGATGGGGCCGTGGTCGTAATCCGGTGATCAGCGTGAGCTGGAATGATGCGGAAGAATTCGCCGCCTGGCTGTCCGCTAAAACCGGCAGAAGCTTTCAGTTACCCACCGAAGCACAGTGGGAATACGCTGCGCGTGCAGGCAGTCGCAAGCGTTTCTCTTGGGGGGATCAGGTCGGCCACAAATTCGCCAATTACGGCAAAGACGATTGTTGTGGCGGTTTGGTGAGCGGCGCCGATAAATGGCAATTCACATCGCCAGTTGGCTCGTTTCCCGCTAACCAATGGGGCGTGTATGACATGCATGGCAATGTGTGGGAGTGGGTGCAGGATTGTTGGAGTGAGTCTATGAAAGGCGTTCCGGCGGATGGTTCCGCGCGCACGGCGGGAGACTGCAGACGCCGCGTTCTGCGTGGCGGCTCTTGGTACAGTCCGCCCAAGTCAATGCAGTTGGTCAGTCGCGACGCCAATGGCGTTGATGTCCGCTATCAAGTAAACGGATTCCGGTTGGTGGAGACGCCGGCTCAAGCTCCCGCAGCGGGGGGCGCCGCTCAATAG
- a CDS encoding choice-of-anchor A family protein has protein sequence MISVKQFYAITLVGFSAAISANSYATPVNLGAAANYNGFFHGDFTSSPNDSEGALAVGGNASLTGYTLNAFRENDGLAIVVGGDYSHVGGDIHGDALVGGQFTTASAGIFGTVKDHAVLPINFDAEFTKLTQLSKELSLADSLGVTEQWGALTFNGDSSGDQQIFNISEKDFESVWGFFAKDIGQHQELIINVAGDVIDIDPADYKIKASDWSWVGNETSVIFNFYEATQINLSAGFYGTILAPGADIFANGGHVDGQVIAHSWQGANQLNWRPYEHNVELPEPTTFGLMLSALAVVGAGALRRKQQA, from the coding sequence ATGATCTCAGTAAAACAGTTTTACGCAATCACACTTGTCGGTTTCAGTGCGGCTATCTCCGCTAACAGTTACGCGACGCCGGTAAATCTTGGCGCGGCGGCGAACTACAACGGATTCTTCCATGGCGACTTCACGTCTTCCCCTAACGACAGTGAAGGCGCGTTGGCGGTAGGCGGGAACGCCAGTCTTACCGGTTATACGCTGAACGCTTTCCGTGAAAACGATGGATTAGCGATAGTCGTTGGCGGCGATTACAGCCATGTTGGCGGCGATATCCATGGCGACGCTTTGGTTGGCGGCCAGTTCACCACCGCCAGCGCAGGCATTTTTGGGACCGTGAAGGATCATGCGGTATTGCCGATTAATTTTGACGCCGAATTCACCAAGTTGACGCAACTGTCAAAAGAGCTGTCTTTGGCGGATTCCCTTGGCGTAACCGAACAGTGGGGCGCTCTGACTTTCAATGGCGACAGCTCTGGCGACCAGCAGATCTTCAATATCAGCGAGAAGGATTTCGAATCTGTCTGGGGCTTCTTCGCCAAAGACATCGGCCAACACCAGGAGTTGATCATCAACGTGGCGGGCGACGTCATCGATATCGACCCCGCTGACTACAAAATCAAAGCCAGCGACTGGTCTTGGGTGGGTAATGAAACCAGCGTCATTTTTAACTTCTATGAAGCGACGCAGATCAACCTGTCCGCAGGCTTCTATGGGACCATTCTGGCGCCGGGCGCAGATATCTTTGCTAACGGCGGTCATGTTGACGGTCAGGTGATTGCGCACTCCTGGCAAGGCGCCAATCAGTTGAACTGGCGTCCTTATGAGCACAATGTGGAGCTGCCTGAACCGACGACGTTTGGCCTGATGTTGTCCGCGCTGGCGGTTGTAGGCGCCGGCGCATTGCGTCGCAAGCAGCAGGCGTAA
- a CDS encoding site-2 protease family protein: protein MPPEITILLAVLLYMPLHLTLMAVCARAFGVKVREISIGSGPLLAQFGIVSIRAILLAGYVKLKDTREERGEKGDVKPAPDAYDSQPAWIRAVIPLSGCFFVLAFALGMYEDGWRSFGAAFAQIFLGALSPLSVAQEYLREGAAFAASNNFILLFALVATKLSACNLLPLPHMNGGQALMALCKPRQTDAQPKWMLWLILPGLLLPLSWIGAYAVFIWNAVTGG from the coding sequence ATGCCGCCTGAGATAACCATACTGCTCGCCGTTCTGCTTTACATGCCTTTGCATTTAACCCTGATGGCTGTGTGCGCGAGAGCCTTCGGCGTCAAAGTCAGGGAGATCAGCATTGGTTCCGGGCCTCTTCTGGCGCAGTTCGGCATTGTCAGCATTCGAGCAATTCTTCTCGCCGGTTACGTCAAACTTAAAGATACGCGGGAAGAGAGAGGTGAGAAGGGTGACGTTAAGCCGGCGCCTGACGCCTATGACAGCCAACCGGCCTGGATCAGGGCGGTAATTCCGCTTTCTGGATGCTTCTTTGTACTGGCTTTCGCATTGGGCATGTACGAAGACGGTTGGCGTAGTTTCGGCGCTGCCTTCGCGCAGATTTTTCTGGGGGCGCTCAGTCCTTTGTCCGTTGCGCAGGAATATTTGCGCGAAGGCGCCGCTTTCGCTGCCAGCAATAACTTTATCCTGCTATTCGCCCTGGTGGCGACCAAGCTATCCGCATGCAACTTACTACCTCTGCCCCATATGAACGGAGGGCAGGCGTTGATGGCGCTGTGCAAGCCGCGCCAAACCGATGCGCAGCCGAAATGGATGCTCTGGCTAATCCTACCGGGACTGCTGCTGCCGCTGAGTTGGATTGGCGCTTATGCCGTCTTTATCTGGAATGCAGTCACTGGCGGCTGA